In Epinephelus fuscoguttatus linkage group LG15, E.fuscoguttatus.final_Chr_v1, a genomic segment contains:
- the LOC125902349 gene encoding uncharacterized protein LOC125902349 isoform X1: MKFEMNLAFCVLVVLTGSSQTRGQSSALPPVFTLAADESHTGISASPDLTEDPGNKFSQRTHNPASEDETSTETFTIAMTEGTVRSDTGIDAEYKTHTSSAEATSQNTTAPVALTSPSALPSHPSLSSVPTVESTTPPQQISTTGGRATLTTDALATFSSQPAHTERDTSSAAHASTIQPQSESLTTATMQPTATGLPLTSAPGRGPAEPTHHEVPPELNVGDEDLKGPRYRSSSPLDPLLAGLLSVFIVTTAIVFVVLFLKFRQRTNHPEFHRLQDLPMDDLMEDTPLSRYTY, from the exons ATGAAATTTGAAATGAATTTGGCGTTTTGCGTGTTGGTGGTGCTTACCGGCTCATCGCAGACAAGAG GTCAGAGCAGTGCTTTGCCTCCTGTCTTCACCCTGGCTGCCGATGAGAGTCACACTGGAATCTCAGCATCTCCTGACCTGACAGAGGATCCTGGGAACAAGTTCTCACAGCGGACACATAATCCTGCAAGCGAGGATGAAACCTCAACTGAAACCTTTACCATTGCCATGACTGAAGGGACAGTCCGTTCAGACACTGGGATAGATGCagaatataaaacacacacaagctctgCAGAGGCCACATCTCAAAACACGACTGCACCTGTCGCCCTTACTTCACCTTCAG CGCTGCCTTCACATCCCAGCCTTTCATCTGTGCCGACAGTCGAGAGCACCACCCCTCCGCAGCAAATCTCCACCACTGGAGGCAGAGCCACTCTGACCACAGATGCCCTCGCCACCTTTTCATCTCAGCCAGCCCACACAGAGCGGGATACGAGCTCCGCAGCCCACGCTTCCACCATCCAGCCACAGTCTGAATCACTGACCACAGCCACCATGCAGCCGACAGCAACAGGACTCCCTCTGACCTCAGCTCCAGGCCGGGGTCCTGCTGAGCCGACACACCACGAGGTCCCGCCTGAGCTTAATGTTGGAGATGAAG ACCTCAAGGGGCCCCGCTACCGCTCAAGCTCACCTCTAGACCCCCTGCTGGCTGGCCTGCTGTCAGTGTTCATCGTCACCACTGCTATCGTCTTCGTCGTCCTCTTCCTCAAGTTCCGCCAGCGGACAAACCACCCAGAGTTCCATCGGCTGCAGGATCTACCAATG GACGATCTGATGGAGGACACGCCTCTCTCCAGATACACCTACTGA
- the LOC125902349 gene encoding uncharacterized protein LOC125902349 isoform X2 — MKFEMNLAFCVLVVLTGSSQTRGQSSALPPVFTLAADESHTGISASPDLTEDPGNKFSQRTHNPASEDETSTETFTIAMTEGTVRSDTGIDAEYKTHTSSAEATSQNTTAPVALTSPSVESTTPPQQISTTGGRATLTTDALATFSSQPAHTERDTSSAAHASTIQPQSESLTTATMQPTATGLPLTSAPGRGPAEPTHHEVPPELNVGDEDLKGPRYRSSSPLDPLLAGLLSVFIVTTAIVFVVLFLKFRQRTNHPEFHRLQDLPMDDLMEDTPLSRYTY; from the exons ATGAAATTTGAAATGAATTTGGCGTTTTGCGTGTTGGTGGTGCTTACCGGCTCATCGCAGACAAGAG GTCAGAGCAGTGCTTTGCCTCCTGTCTTCACCCTGGCTGCCGATGAGAGTCACACTGGAATCTCAGCATCTCCTGACCTGACAGAGGATCCTGGGAACAAGTTCTCACAGCGGACACATAATCCTGCAAGCGAGGATGAAACCTCAACTGAAACCTTTACCATTGCCATGACTGAAGGGACAGTCCGTTCAGACACTGGGATAGATGCagaatataaaacacacacaagctctgCAGAGGCCACATCTCAAAACACGACTGCACCTGTCGCCCTTACTTCACCTTCAG TCGAGAGCACCACCCCTCCGCAGCAAATCTCCACCACTGGAGGCAGAGCCACTCTGACCACAGATGCCCTCGCCACCTTTTCATCTCAGCCAGCCCACACAGAGCGGGATACGAGCTCCGCAGCCCACGCTTCCACCATCCAGCCACAGTCTGAATCACTGACCACAGCCACCATGCAGCCGACAGCAACAGGACTCCCTCTGACCTCAGCTCCAGGCCGGGGTCCTGCTGAGCCGACACACCACGAGGTCCCGCCTGAGCTTAATGTTGGAGATGAAG ACCTCAAGGGGCCCCGCTACCGCTCAAGCTCACCTCTAGACCCCCTGCTGGCTGGCCTGCTGTCAGTGTTCATCGTCACCACTGCTATCGTCTTCGTCGTCCTCTTCCTCAAGTTCCGCCAGCGGACAAACCACCCAGAGTTCCATCGGCTGCAGGATCTACCAATG GACGATCTGATGGAGGACACGCCTCTCTCCAGATACACCTACTGA
- the LOC125902349 gene encoding uncharacterized protein LOC125902349 isoform X3, which yields MTEGTVRSDTGIDAEYKTHTSSAEATSQNTTAPVALTSPSALPSHPSLSSVPTVESTTPPQQISTTGGRATLTTDALATFSSQPAHTERDTSSAAHASTIQPQSESLTTATMQPTATGLPLTSAPGRGPAEPTHHEVPPELNVGDEDLKGPRYRSSSPLDPLLAGLLSVFIVTTAIVFVVLFLKFRQRTNHPEFHRLQDLPMDDLMEDTPLSRYTY from the exons ATGACTGAAGGGACAGTCCGTTCAGACACTGGGATAGATGCagaatataaaacacacacaagctctgCAGAGGCCACATCTCAAAACACGACTGCACCTGTCGCCCTTACTTCACCTTCAG CGCTGCCTTCACATCCCAGCCTTTCATCTGTGCCGACAGTCGAGAGCACCACCCCTCCGCAGCAAATCTCCACCACTGGAGGCAGAGCCACTCTGACCACAGATGCCCTCGCCACCTTTTCATCTCAGCCAGCCCACACAGAGCGGGATACGAGCTCCGCAGCCCACGCTTCCACCATCCAGCCACAGTCTGAATCACTGACCACAGCCACCATGCAGCCGACAGCAACAGGACTCCCTCTGACCTCAGCTCCAGGCCGGGGTCCTGCTGAGCCGACACACCACGAGGTCCCGCCTGAGCTTAATGTTGGAGATGAAG ACCTCAAGGGGCCCCGCTACCGCTCAAGCTCACCTCTAGACCCCCTGCTGGCTGGCCTGCTGTCAGTGTTCATCGTCACCACTGCTATCGTCTTCGTCGTCCTCTTCCTCAAGTTCCGCCAGCGGACAAACCACCCAGAGTTCCATCGGCTGCAGGATCTACCAATG GACGATCTGATGGAGGACACGCCTCTCTCCAGATACACCTACTGA